The window GATCGTCGCTGAACACCCCTGGACAGGCGTCGGGGCGCTCAATTTCGACCGCGCCTACCTGAAGCACAAACCGGTCCAATATCCGGAAGAGATCCGCGATCCACACAACTTCGCGATGGCGATTGTGTCCCAGTGGGGCATCATCGGTGGGGCGGGGATGATGATTGCCCTGCTCGGCGGGTCCTGGGTAGCGATCCGCGCCTTGGGGCAGGAGTCAGCATCACCGCCTGAGGCGGCACAGCCGAAGGAACCGGTGGTCCAACCACTGGGTAAATGGGTAGTCGCGGTCATCGTTGGCTTTGTCCTGTTTCGGCTCTGGATGCTGCGAGGCTGGCTGGACGTCGGTGAAGGAGGAGTGGCTACGGTTCTCTTCGACCTGTTGTTGTATGGACTCGTCTGGTGCCTTGCTTTCGCCGGCTTGTCGCTGCTGTTGTCATTCGGGTGGGACGATGCCGACATGGGCAGTGCGTCGACGGCTCCGCAGGCCAACAAGCGGCACTGGCCATCCCAAAAGGCCCATCAGCAACTTTCCCCCCCTTACCAAGGGGGGGGCAGGGGGGGTGACGGCTACCGGTTGCCGTGCCTGATTGCCCTGGGCGTCTTCCTCCTGCACAACACCATCGACTTCTCTCTCTTTGTTCCCGGGACACTTACCACTTTCGCAGCTTTGACCGCGGTTGCCGTTGCGAGGGCCGCAGGGCAGGGGGAAGGGAGCGGGGCGGCTCGGCGTTGGCTGCCGATGGTTGCGTCCGCCGGCGGCCTGCTGGCGGTGATTATCCTGCTAGTGGCGCCGGTGTTACGGTGTACGTCGAGTCTCAAGGACGCGAGATTTGCAGTGGCGACAGGCTTGCGCGATCCCGCGCCCTTGTACAAAGCCGCAGCCGAGGCAGATCGCTTCGATCCGACGCCGCTGACGGAATGGGCCTCGTGGGCGGCACACTTGGATGTTACTGGTTTGGACAAATCGCTGACTTGCCTGCAGATGGCCCAGGATCGCGACCCGCTTGACCGTGGGATCTACCGCTCGCAGTGGCGGGTGTTGGAGCTGCGATACGATGCCGCCCACAACCCCGCGGATCTTCTGCAAGCGGTGGCCGCGGCTGAGAAGGCCGTGGACCTGTATCCGCAGTCGCCGGACGGGCACGCCGATCTGGCAAGATTGCTGGGCAGAGTTGCCTCTGAGATCGCGTCGGATCCCGCCGCGGAAGCGGTCGGCCGTGATTGGCTCGCCGATGCCGTCATGCACTATCGCAGGGCGCTGCATCTCGACGCCGCCCGGCCATCCTACGAGATTCGCCGCTGGCACCATGACCGCAGGATGCAGATCGAGGGCCGACTTTCGCAGTTGGAGCGCATGGCTTCCGCGCGTGCGGGCAGTTGATTCCCTACGCCGCATGTGCAGAGTGCCTTTTTCGGGTGTTCTCTCAAGGGCCGCCGACGGCTCGGCCGCCAATGTTTTCGGCCACCTGGGTCTGGACGTGTGGACAGACTGCCTGCAACACCCTGAGTCTGCTGTCGCCGAATGGGTGGCGGACGCCTCGTTGGATCGTGCGTCCAGGTTGTCATTGGCGTCGCATTTGTTAGACTACTCGCTTCCGTCGGCGGCGACGCAATGCTCCGCCGAGACGTAACCTGCTTTGCAACAACGACTTGGAAAGGAGTCGGCACAATGGCGGTCAAAATCTACTACGACAAAGACGCTGATCTGGGTGCTTTGAAGGG is drawn from Phycisphaerae bacterium and contains these coding sequences:
- a CDS encoding O-antigen ligase family protein → MNREPAPNRRPPTGVAPVAGRVPHALDGMAFLVLLLIVSMRALLSETYESGLTGVSQAVGDIASLTPATTVMLDTAIWVAAAMAALATLLRSRSWQRTGIEAGWAIMAVAAVCSCCVASNKRLAINASCDWLTTPVLAITLANLLRERRRVVLVLAVVVASGLASATKCGSQLGWEFGDTWQAYQEQKAEFWGRQGVALTDPTVELFERRMMAREATGFLPYSNAQGAGLILAGFAGIALAFLSGRSRTAKGVCGVVAAVILASVVTTGSRGAMLAALIGLALLIAGTLIGSRWYQKWKALWAGLWITAAIGVALVVIWGTTRGRLPGDSLRFRWEYWRVTSKIVAEHPWTGVGALNFDRAYLKHKPVQYPEEIRDPHNFAMAIVSQWGIIGGAGMMIALLGGSWVAIRALGQESASPPEAAQPKEPVVQPLGKWVVAVIVGFVLFRLWMLRGWLDVGEGGVATVLFDLLLYGLVWCLAFAGLSLLLSFGWDDADMGSASTAPQANKRHWPSQKAHQQLSPPYQGGGRGGDGYRLPCLIALGVFLLHNTIDFSLFVPGTLTTFAALTAVAVARAAGQGEGSGAARRWLPMVASAGGLLAVIILLVAPVLRCTSSLKDARFAVATGLRDPAPLYKAAAEADRFDPTPLTEWASWAAHLDVTGLDKSLTCLQMAQDRDPLDRGIYRSQWRVLELRYDAAHNPADLLQAVAAAEKAVDLYPQSPDGHADLARLLGRVASEIASDPAAEAVGRDWLADAVMHYRRALHLDAARPSYEIRRWHHDRRMQIEGRLSQLERMASARAGS